In Oleiharenicola lentus, the following are encoded in one genomic region:
- a CDS encoding iron-containing alcohol dehydrogenase, producing the protein MRFEFATAGRIVFGPGTLREVGSLARSLGRHAFVVTGRDPARAEPLLELLTAASVAHTCFAVSGEPTTDAVTAATVHARAADCDFVIGFGGGSALDAAKAVAALLTNPGDLLDYLEVVGRAQPLVRPAAPCLAIPTTAGTGAEVTRNAVLASPTHRCKASLRDLSMLPRIALVDPELTRDLPPAITAATGLDALTQLIEPYVSCRANPMTDALCVGALPFAARSLRRACDNGRDDAARADLAFASLCSGQALANAGLGIVHGFAAPLGGMFPAPHGAVCAALLPHAMAANLAAARTRQPTGNTVRRYDEVARLLTGRPHATADDGVAWVHALVAALSIPRLSTYGVTPADVPLVVEKAAAASSTKSNPLPLTTAELTPILSASL; encoded by the coding sequence GGCCGCCACGCCTTCGTGGTCACCGGCCGCGATCCCGCCCGGGCCGAGCCCTTGCTGGAGCTTTTGACCGCCGCGTCCGTCGCGCACACCTGTTTCGCCGTTTCCGGCGAACCGACCACCGACGCCGTCACGGCCGCCACCGTCCACGCACGCGCCGCCGACTGCGATTTTGTCATCGGCTTCGGCGGCGGCAGCGCCCTCGACGCCGCCAAGGCCGTCGCCGCACTCCTTACCAACCCCGGCGACCTGCTCGACTACCTCGAAGTGGTCGGGCGCGCCCAACCGCTCGTCCGTCCCGCCGCTCCCTGCCTCGCCATTCCCACCACCGCCGGCACCGGAGCCGAGGTCACGCGCAACGCCGTGCTCGCCTCGCCCACCCACCGCTGCAAGGCCAGCCTGCGAGATCTCTCGATGCTGCCGCGCATCGCGCTCGTGGACCCGGAACTCACGCGCGACCTCCCGCCCGCCATCACCGCCGCCACGGGGCTCGACGCGCTCACCCAGCTTATCGAACCCTACGTTTCCTGCCGCGCCAATCCGATGACCGACGCCCTGTGCGTCGGCGCGCTGCCTTTCGCCGCGCGCTCGTTGCGCCGGGCCTGCGACAACGGCCGCGATGACGCCGCGCGGGCCGACCTCGCTTTTGCCAGCCTGTGCAGCGGCCAGGCCCTCGCCAACGCCGGCCTCGGCATCGTCCACGGTTTCGCCGCACCGCTCGGCGGCATGTTCCCTGCCCCGCACGGCGCCGTCTGCGCCGCCCTGCTGCCGCATGCCATGGCCGCCAACCTCGCCGCCGCCCGTACCCGCCAACCCACCGGCAACACCGTCCGCCGCTACGATGAGGTAGCCCGCCTCCTCACCGGCCGGCCGCACGCGACGGCTGACGATGGGGTGGCCTGGGTGCACGCGCTCGTGGCCGCCTTATCCATTCCCCGCCTGTCCACCTACGGCGTGACGCCCGCCGACGTCCCGTTGGTCGTGGAGAAGGCCGCCGCGGCCAGCAGCACCAAGAGCAACCCGCTGCCGCTGACGACGGCAGAGCTTACTCCCATATTGTCTGCTTCTCTCTGA